A single window of Streptomyces griseoviridis DNA harbors:
- a CDS encoding discoidin domain-containing protein encodes MRNRILLAALATLATVAVLSPPPAAAAPAARVAAAQAAWDTDRAAAAYAQTPAAVTASGSENAGTAPGLAFDGDGGTRWSSNFADDAWLRVDLGSTIRVDRVVLDWEAAYGKRYVLEASKNGTDWTPFYTETAGTGGSVTASTYPQEVTGRYLRLRGLERATPYGYSLWSFKVYGGEPAPASTTRANLALNHPAYSNYYQHAGNTPAFVTDGGYPATLKGDSTRWSSDWNADRWVAVDLGATSTIDTVDLYWEAAFAVDYQLQVSDDNRTWRTVYQPTAAEVAARRANVASPADAAGLHDSVRLPQPVTGRYVRMLGKERRSFYNPAPYTAQFGYSLYEFQVWGTGGSASAAYPALPGEQSGSYRTTFFDDFTGTALDRSKWRVVRTGSEMGSVNGEAQAYVDSTDNIRTENGSLVLRAKYCKGCTKAGGGTYDFTSGRVDTNTKFDFTYGRVSARMKLPVGDGYWPAFWLLGSNVDDPSVSWPASGETDIMENIGYRDWTSTALHGPGYSADGNIGARQTYPGGATADQWHTYAVEWTPTGMRFLVDDRLVQETTRNKVESTRGQWVFDHNQYVILNLALGGAYPAGWNQTTTPYWGLPQSSVDRIAGGGVQAEVDWVRVEQKG; translated from the coding sequence ATGCGGAACCGCATCCTCCTGGCGGCGCTGGCCACCCTGGCCACCGTCGCCGTACTGTCCCCGCCCCCGGCAGCGGCGGCGCCCGCCGCACGGGTGGCCGCCGCCCAGGCCGCCTGGGACACCGACCGCGCTGCCGCCGCCTACGCGCAGACACCGGCCGCCGTCACCGCCTCGGGCAGCGAGAACGCCGGCACCGCTCCCGGGCTCGCCTTCGACGGCGACGGCGGCACCCGCTGGTCGAGCAACTTCGCCGACGACGCGTGGCTGCGCGTCGACCTCGGCAGCACCATCCGCGTCGACCGGGTGGTCCTCGACTGGGAGGCCGCCTACGGCAAGCGGTACGTCCTGGAGGCGTCGAAGAACGGCACCGACTGGACGCCGTTCTACACGGAGACCGCCGGCACCGGGGGATCGGTCACCGCGAGCACGTACCCGCAGGAGGTCACCGGCCGCTACCTGCGGCTGCGCGGCCTCGAACGCGCCACGCCCTACGGGTACTCGCTGTGGAGCTTCAAGGTGTACGGAGGCGAGCCCGCGCCCGCCTCCACCACCCGCGCCAACCTGGCCCTGAACCACCCGGCCTACTCCAACTACTACCAACACGCGGGAAACACACCGGCGTTCGTCACCGACGGCGGCTACCCGGCCACCCTCAAGGGCGACTCCACCCGGTGGTCGAGCGACTGGAACGCGGACCGCTGGGTCGCCGTCGACCTCGGCGCGACGTCGACCATCGACACCGTCGACCTGTACTGGGAGGCGGCCTTCGCGGTCGACTACCAGCTCCAGGTCTCCGACGACAACCGCACCTGGCGCACGGTGTACCAGCCGACGGCGGCCGAGGTCGCCGCGCGCCGGGCGAACGTCGCGTCGCCGGCCGACGCGGCCGGACTGCACGACAGCGTGCGCCTGCCGCAGCCGGTCACCGGACGCTATGTCCGGATGCTCGGCAAGGAGCGCCGCTCCTTCTACAACCCGGCGCCCTACACGGCCCAGTTCGGCTACTCCCTGTACGAGTTCCAGGTCTGGGGGACCGGCGGCAGCGCGTCCGCCGCCTACCCGGCCCTGCCGGGCGAGCAGTCGGGCAGCTACCGCACCACCTTCTTCGACGACTTCACCGGCACCGCCCTCGACCGCTCCAAGTGGCGTGTGGTCAGGACGGGTTCGGAGATGGGGTCGGTCAACGGCGAGGCGCAGGCGTACGTCGACTCCACCGACAACATCCGCACCGAGAACGGCAGCCTGGTGCTGCGCGCCAAGTACTGCAAGGGCTGCACCAAGGCGGGCGGCGGCACCTACGACTTCACCTCGGGCCGCGTCGACACCAACACCAAGTTCGACTTCACCTACGGCCGGGTGAGCGCCCGCATGAAGCTGCCGGTCGGCGACGGCTACTGGCCCGCGTTCTGGCTGCTCGGCAGCAACGTCGACGACCCGTCGGTCTCCTGGCCCGCCTCGGGGGAGACCGACATCATGGAGAACATCGGCTACCGGGACTGGACCAGCACCGCCCTGCACGGCCCCGGCTACTCGGCGGACGGCAACATCGGCGCCCGCCAGACCTATCCGGGCGGCGCCACCGCCGACCAGTGGCACACCTACGCGGTGGAGTGGACGCCGACCGGCATGCGCTTCCTCGTCGACGACCGCCTGGTCCAGGAGACGACCCGCAACAAGGTGGAGTCGACGCGCGGCCAGTGGGTCTTCGACCACAACCAGTACGTGATCCTCAACCTCGCCCTCGGCGGCGCGTACCCGGCCGGCTGGAACCAGACGACCACCCCGTACTGGGGCCTGCCCCAGTCGAGCGTGGACCGGATCGCGGGCGGGGGAGTGCAGGCGGAGGTGGACTGGGTGCGGGTGGAGCAGAAGGGGTAG
- a CDS encoding ABC transporter substrate-binding protein produces the protein MRRPHHLLALLLAPVVTGCFASGGSDAASGDAKSGSRLRVALAFPPAENLSPYGADATILSRLGVTEGLTSLDANGTAAPALAASWRRDGDSTWRFTLREATFQDGTTVTPAAVAAALTRAAAAKPAPAALSGVHLKATAAGGTDVRITTDRPDPILPLRMSSPGLAVLSAKGYRQKDRVDPVGTGTGPFRLTKVTGSTAATLDRFDDYWGGRAQSSGIDVTFVADGTARAAALRTGQADLAEAIPVAQAAGLDAATRKETATTRTTSLLLNSASGPFKDAGLRAAAREAVDTAALAKGVYEGHADAGAGVYGPAVTWAEGKRERPAGRAGAGTPKGTRITLATYDNRPELPEVAQVLKQQLEKAGFDVQLKVREYSRLESDALDGAFDAFVMARNSLVDTGDPVAVLASDYTCDGGYNVAQLCDKDVDRAVATAERTADTGEREDAAMAAEAAILRTDAVVPLVHQRIITGVGSTVRGALLDPYERTLVGTGTRR, from the coding sequence ATGCGCCGCCCGCACCACCTCCTGGCACTCCTGCTCGCCCCGGTCGTCACCGGCTGCTTCGCCTCCGGCGGCTCCGACGCCGCCTCCGGCGATGCGAAGTCCGGCTCCCGGCTCCGGGTCGCCCTCGCCTTCCCGCCCGCCGAGAACCTCTCCCCGTACGGCGCCGACGCCACCATCCTCAGCCGCCTCGGCGTCACCGAGGGGCTGACCTCCCTGGACGCCAACGGCACCGCCGCCCCCGCGCTCGCCGCCTCCTGGCGCCGCGACGGCGACAGCACCTGGCGCTTCACCCTGCGCGAGGCGACCTTCCAGGACGGCACCACGGTCACCCCGGCCGCCGTCGCCGCCGCCCTCACCCGCGCCGCCGCCGCGAAGCCCGCCCCCGCCGCCCTCTCCGGCGTCCACCTGAAGGCGACCGCCGCGGGCGGCACCGACGTGCGGATCACCACCGACCGGCCCGACCCGATCCTGCCGCTGCGCATGTCGAGCCCGGGGCTCGCCGTCCTGTCCGCCAAGGGGTACCGGCAGAAGGACCGCGTCGACCCCGTCGGAACCGGTACAGGACCGTTCAGGCTCACCAAGGTCACCGGCTCCACCGCCGCCACCCTCGACCGCTTCGACGACTACTGGGGCGGCCGCGCCCAGTCCTCCGGCATCGACGTCACCTTCGTCGCCGACGGCACCGCCCGCGCCGCCGCCCTGCGCACCGGACAGGCCGACCTCGCCGAGGCGATCCCGGTCGCGCAGGCCGCGGGACTCGACGCGGCCACCCGCAAGGAGACGGCCACCACCCGCACCACCAGCCTCCTGCTCAACTCCGCGTCCGGCCCCTTCAAGGACGCCGGGCTGCGCGCCGCCGCCCGCGAGGCCGTCGACACCGCCGCCCTCGCCAAGGGCGTCTACGAAGGCCACGCCGACGCCGGGGCCGGCGTCTACGGCCCCGCCGTCACCTGGGCCGAGGGCAAGCGCGAGCGGCCGGCCGGACGCGCCGGCGCCGGCACCCCCAAGGGCACCAGGATCACCCTCGCCACCTACGACAACCGGCCCGAACTCCCCGAGGTCGCACAGGTGTTGAAGCAGCAACTGGAGAAGGCGGGCTTCGACGTCCAGCTCAAGGTACGGGAGTACTCACGGCTGGAGAGCGACGCGCTCGACGGCGCCTTCGACGCCTTCGTGATGGCCCGCAACTCCCTCGTCGACACCGGCGACCCGGTCGCCGTCCTCGCCAGCGACTACACCTGCGACGGCGGCTACAACGTCGCCCAGCTCTGCGACAAGGACGTCGACCGGGCCGTCGCCACCGCCGAACGCACCGCCGACACCGGCGAACGCGAGGACGCCGCGATGGCCGCCGAGGCCGCCATCCTGCGCACCGACGCCGTCGTCCCGCTGGTCCACCAGCGCATCATCACCGGCGTCGGCAGCACCGTCCGCGGCGCCCTGCTCGACCCGTACGAGCGCACCCTCGTCGGCACCGGCACCCGGCGCTGA
- a CDS encoding ABC transporter permease subunit, with protein MRQTTTALLWRAGLAVALVCGIGLLPWLSRTDPALTVLKARSADRDPTPEVLAAVRDQLGLDAGPLTLLGRWAGGLFHGDAGHSWISGDAVTPAVLEALGASLLLMAAALAAAALTATAVCARTLRLGARLRLDAGRTGGSGGSAMLAALPEFLTASVLATVVGVQLGWLPALGWYGPRWTVLPGLALGLPAGAVLGRLLDDLLPSAFAEPWARAAAARGLSGRSIARQAVRRCLPALLPNAGLFVVGLTGGAVAVEQIFDIPGLGRTTLQAALAQDLPVLQAGTLVLLLLAAVSTGAAHLAARLLIGPALRDRALPTLHRRRPPAPSRLPLLYGGLLLAVVAAGLPRDPLALDTDQRLRPPSATHPFGTDALGRDLLARVSHGALDTLLLASGISAAALLVGVLLGLLPRLSGPLVDTVNAVPPVLGALLVTAVAGGGTATPALAVGVVAWAPLAAHTSALLRQERAALHLTATVALGAGRGHLLRHELLPAVVPPVARHALLRLPGTALALASLAFLGLGAQPPSPEWGLLLAENQPYAERAPWAVLAPAAVLALLGALAVAASGGVRLPRGRGRRRATAEQTSPDSELVTAR; from the coding sequence GTGCGGCAGACCACCACCGCGCTGCTGTGGCGGGCCGGCCTCGCGGTGGCCCTGGTGTGCGGCATCGGCCTGCTGCCCTGGCTCTCCCGCACCGACCCGGCGCTCACCGTCCTCAAGGCGCGCTCCGCCGACCGCGACCCCACCCCCGAGGTGCTCGCCGCCGTCCGCGACCAACTCGGGCTCGACGCGGGCCCCTTGACGCTCCTCGGGCGCTGGGCCGGCGGCCTGTTCCACGGTGACGCCGGACACTCCTGGATCTCGGGCGACGCCGTCACCCCCGCCGTCCTTGAGGCCCTCGGCGCCTCCCTGCTGCTGATGGCCGCCGCCCTCGCCGCCGCCGCCCTCACCGCCACCGCCGTCTGCGCCCGCACCCTCCGGCTCGGCGCCCGGCTGCGCCTCGACGCCGGGCGAACCGGCGGCAGCGGCGGATCCGCGATGCTCGCCGCGCTCCCCGAGTTCCTCACCGCGTCGGTCCTCGCCACCGTCGTCGGCGTCCAGCTCGGCTGGCTGCCCGCCCTCGGCTGGTACGGACCCCGCTGGACCGTGCTGCCGGGACTCGCCCTCGGGCTGCCCGCGGGCGCCGTCCTCGGACGGCTCCTCGACGACCTGCTGCCCAGCGCCTTCGCCGAACCCTGGGCGCGGGCCGCCGCCGCCCGCGGACTGTCCGGCCGCAGCATCGCCCGGCAGGCCGTACGCCGCTGCCTGCCCGCGCTGCTGCCCAACGCCGGACTCTTCGTCGTCGGCCTGACCGGCGGCGCCGTCGCCGTCGAGCAGATCTTCGACATCCCGGGACTCGGCCGCACCACCCTCCAGGCCGCCCTCGCCCAGGACCTGCCCGTCCTCCAGGCCGGCACCCTGGTCCTCCTGCTGCTGGCCGCCGTCTCCACCGGCGCCGCCCACCTCGCCGCCCGCCTCCTCATCGGCCCCGCCCTGCGCGACCGCGCCCTGCCCACCCTGCACCGCCGCCGGCCGCCCGCCCCCAGCCGCCTGCCCCTCCTCTACGGCGGCCTGCTGCTCGCCGTCGTCGCCGCCGGGCTGCCCCGCGACCCGCTCGCCCTCGACACCGACCAGCGCCTGCGACCCCCCTCCGCCACCCACCCGTTCGGCACCGACGCCCTCGGCCGCGACCTGCTCGCCCGGGTCTCCCACGGCGCCCTCGACACCCTGCTGCTCGCCTCGGGGATCAGCGCCGCCGCCCTCCTCGTCGGCGTCCTGCTCGGCCTGCTGCCCCGGCTCTCCGGGCCGCTCGTCGACACCGTCAACGCCGTGCCGCCCGTCCTCGGCGCCCTCCTCGTCACCGCCGTCGCCGGTGGCGGCACCGCCACGCCCGCGCTCGCCGTGGGCGTCGTCGCCTGGGCGCCGCTCGCCGCGCACACCTCCGCGCTGCTGCGCCAGGAACGCGCCGCCCTCCACCTCACCGCCACCGTCGCCCTCGGCGCGGGCCGCGGCCATCTGCTCCGCCACGAACTGCTGCCCGCCGTCGTGCCGCCGGTCGCCCGGCACGCGCTGCTCAGACTGCCCGGCACCGCCCTCGCGCTCGCCTCCCTCGCCTTCCTCGGACTCGGCGCGCAGCCGCCGTCGCCCGAGTGGGGGCTGCTGCTCGCCGAGAACCAGCCCTACGCCGAACGCGCCCCCTGGGCCGTCCTCGCCCCCGCCGCCGTCCTCGCCCTGCTCGGCGCGCTCGCGGTCGCCGCGTCCGGCGGAGTACGCCTGCCGAGAGGGCGGGGCCGCCGTCGCGCCACCGCCGAACAGACGTCCCCGGACAGTGAGTTGGTGACCGCCCGGTGA
- a CDS encoding GH1 family beta-glucosidase yields MTIDLAALPHDFLWGTATSAYQIEGAVAEDGRSPSIWDTFSHTPGKTAGNDHGDVACDHYHRWREDIALMRQLGVDAYRLSIAWPRVMPGGDGPVNPKGLAFYDELIDGLLEAGITPSVTLYHWDLPQVLQDRGGWPERATAEHFAAYAAVVAERLGDRVHHWATLNEPLCSAWIGHLEGSMAPGLTDLTAAVRASYHLLLGHGLAVDAIRANAPGAQVGLVTNLSTVHAATDREEDVRAARRMDGHTNRWWLDPVHGRGFPADMREVYGVELPEREGDLKTIAAPMDWLGLNYYMPATVADDPSGPAPHVREVRRIGVPRTGMDWEVDASGIETLLLRLTNEYGARRLYVTENGSSYPDVVRPDGTIDDPERQAYLEQHLAACASAARKGAPLAGYFAWSLLDNFEWAYGYEKRFGLVHVDYETQVRTIKGTGHRYADIVRGHRELARRAA; encoded by the coding sequence GTGACCATCGACCTCGCCGCACTCCCGCACGACTTCCTGTGGGGCACGGCCACCTCGGCCTACCAGATCGAGGGGGCCGTCGCCGAGGACGGCCGCTCCCCGTCGATCTGGGACACCTTCTCGCACACGCCGGGCAAGACCGCGGGCAACGACCACGGCGACGTCGCTTGCGACCACTACCACCGGTGGCGCGAGGACATCGCCCTGATGCGGCAACTCGGCGTCGACGCCTACCGGTTGTCCATCGCCTGGCCGCGCGTGATGCCCGGCGGCGACGGTCCGGTCAACCCCAAGGGCCTCGCCTTCTACGACGAGTTGATCGACGGCCTCCTGGAGGCGGGCATCACCCCGTCCGTCACCCTCTACCACTGGGACCTCCCGCAGGTCCTCCAGGACCGGGGCGGCTGGCCGGAGCGGGCGACCGCCGAACACTTCGCCGCGTACGCCGCCGTCGTCGCCGAACGGCTCGGCGACCGCGTCCACCACTGGGCCACCCTCAACGAGCCGCTCTGCTCGGCCTGGATCGGCCACCTCGAAGGCAGCATGGCCCCCGGTCTGACCGACCTGACGGCCGCCGTCCGGGCCTCCTACCATCTGCTGCTCGGCCACGGGCTCGCCGTCGACGCGATCCGCGCCAACGCGCCGGGCGCCCAGGTCGGCCTGGTCACCAACCTCTCCACGGTGCACGCGGCCACCGACCGCGAGGAGGACGTGCGGGCCGCCCGGCGGATGGACGGCCACACCAACCGCTGGTGGCTCGACCCGGTGCACGGCCGTGGCTTCCCGGCCGACATGCGCGAGGTCTACGGCGTCGAACTCCCGGAGCGCGAAGGCGACTTGAAGACCATCGCGGCCCCCATGGACTGGCTCGGCCTCAACTACTACATGCCGGCCACGGTCGCCGACGACCCCTCGGGCCCCGCGCCGCACGTCCGCGAGGTCCGCCGTATCGGCGTGCCGCGCACCGGCATGGACTGGGAGGTCGACGCGAGCGGCATCGAGACGCTGCTGCTGCGCCTGACCAACGAGTACGGCGCCCGCCGCCTGTACGTCACGGAGAACGGCTCGTCCTACCCGGACGTCGTCCGTCCCGACGGCACGATCGACGACCCCGAGCGCCAGGCGTACCTGGAGCAGCACCTCGCGGCCTGCGCCTCGGCGGCCCGCAAGGGGGCGCCGCTGGCCGGGTACTTCGCGTGGTCGCTGCTCGACAACTTCGAGTGGGCGTACGGCTACGAGAAGCGGTTCGGCCTGGTCCACGTGGACTACGAGACGCAGGTCCGCACCATCAAGGGCACCGGCCACCGGTACGCGGACATCGTCCGCGGCCACCGGGAACTGGCCCGCCGCGCGGCCTGA
- a CDS encoding ABC transporter substrate-binding protein — translation MRSIRAAAVGAVTMSLALAASACGGGSSTGGGSSDSPKTLTYWASNQGASIAVDKKVLQPELDKFEKQTGIKVKLEVVPWSDLLNRILTATTSGQGPDVLNIGNTWSASLQATGAMLPWNAENFAKIGGKDRFVDSALGSTGAADKDPAAVPLYSMAYALYYNKKMFAAAGISKPPTTWDELIADGKKLSKDGKWGLGAEGSNPSENIHHAFVFARQHGAEFFTADGKADFTNDKVVAAVKQYVDLMAKDKIIAPGNAEYAQNQSISDFAKGKNAMLLWQSAAANLKSQGLSEDDYGIAPVPVQSGTPGTGDQINSMVAGINLAVFKNTHNVDGATKFVKFLTSDAEQKILNTAYTSIPPVKTAQEDPAFNSPANAVLKDTLAKSAAALPQVADESQFETAVGTAIKDLFATAAAGRAVSTDTVKSALQKAQQQMPAK, via the coding sequence CGCGGCCGTCGGCGCCGTCACCATGTCACTCGCCCTTGCCGCCTCGGCCTGCGGAGGCGGTTCGTCGACGGGAGGCGGGTCGAGCGACTCGCCCAAGACCCTCACGTACTGGGCCTCCAACCAGGGCGCGAGCATCGCCGTCGACAAGAAGGTCCTCCAGCCGGAACTCGACAAGTTCGAGAAGCAGACCGGCATCAAGGTGAAGCTGGAGGTGGTCCCCTGGTCGGACCTGCTCAACCGCATCCTCACCGCCACGACCTCGGGTCAGGGCCCCGACGTCCTCAACATAGGCAACACCTGGAGCGCCTCCCTCCAGGCCACCGGGGCGATGCTGCCCTGGAACGCGGAGAACTTCGCCAAGATCGGCGGCAAGGACCGCTTCGTCGACTCGGCGCTCGGCTCCACCGGCGCGGCCGACAAGGACCCGGCCGCGGTGCCGCTGTACTCGATGGCGTACGCGCTCTACTACAACAAGAAGATGTTCGCCGCGGCGGGCATCAGCAAGCCGCCGACGACCTGGGACGAGCTGATCGCCGACGGCAAGAAGCTGTCCAAGGACGGTAAGTGGGGCCTGGGCGCCGAGGGTTCGAACCCGTCAGAGAACATCCACCACGCCTTCGTCTTCGCCCGGCAGCACGGCGCCGAGTTCTTCACCGCCGACGGCAAGGCCGACTTCACCAACGACAAGGTCGTCGCCGCCGTCAAGCAGTACGTCGACCTGATGGCCAAGGACAAGATCATCGCGCCCGGCAACGCCGAGTACGCGCAGAACCAGTCCATCAGCGACTTCGCCAAGGGCAAGAACGCCATGCTGCTGTGGCAGTCCGCCGCCGCCAACCTCAAGTCCCAGGGCCTGAGCGAGGACGACTACGGCATCGCCCCGGTGCCCGTGCAGTCCGGCACCCCGGGCACCGGCGACCAGATCAACTCGATGGTCGCGGGCATCAACCTCGCCGTCTTCAAGAACACCCACAACGTCGACGGCGCGACGAAGTTCGTGAAGTTCCTGACCAGCGACGCCGAGCAGAAGATCCTCAACACCGCCTACACCTCGATCCCGCCGGTGAAGACGGCCCAGGAGGACCCGGCGTTCAACTCCCCGGCCAACGCGGTCCTCAAGGACACCCTCGCCAAGAGCGCCGCCGCGCTGCCGCAGGTCGCCGACGAGTCCCAGTTCGAGACGGCCGTGGGAACGGCGATCAAGGACCTGTTCGCCACCGCCGCGGCCGGCCGCGCGGTCTCCACGGACACCGTCAAGTCGGCGCTGCAGAAGGCCCAGCAGCAGATGCCCGCGAAGTGA
- a CDS encoding carbohydrate ABC transporter permease has protein sequence MAPPRSFLWSRRIFLTLLTGFVLLPVYVMVSSSLKPLADVTGKFRWLPSGLTLRPYIDIWSTVPLARYFVNSLIVAGVATVASVVIAVFSAYAVSRYEFRGKRVFTVTVLSTQMFPGILFLLPLFLIYVNIGNATGIALFGSRGGLILTYLTFSLPFSIWMLIGYFDSVPRDLDEAALVDGCGPLGALFRVVVPAAVPGIVAVAVYAFMTAWGEVLFASVMTNDTTRTLAVGLQGYSTLNDVYWNQIMAASLVVSVPVVAGFLLLQRYLVAGLTAGAVK, from the coding sequence ATGGCGCCGCCGCGCTCCTTCCTCTGGTCCCGGCGGATCTTCCTGACCCTGCTCACCGGGTTCGTCCTGCTGCCGGTGTACGTCATGGTCTCCAGCTCCCTGAAGCCGCTCGCGGACGTCACCGGCAAGTTCCGCTGGCTGCCCAGCGGGCTGACCCTGCGCCCGTACATCGACATCTGGTCGACGGTCCCGCTCGCCCGCTACTTCGTGAACTCCCTGATCGTGGCGGGCGTCGCGACCGTCGCGTCGGTGGTGATCGCGGTGTTCTCCGCCTATGCGGTCAGCCGCTACGAGTTCCGCGGCAAGCGGGTCTTCACGGTCACCGTGCTGTCGACCCAGATGTTCCCCGGCATCCTCTTCCTGCTGCCGCTGTTCCTCATCTACGTCAACATCGGCAACGCCACCGGCATCGCCCTGTTCGGCTCCCGCGGCGGCCTGATCCTGACGTATCTGACGTTCTCGCTGCCGTTCTCGATCTGGATGCTCATCGGGTACTTCGACTCGGTGCCGCGCGACCTGGACGAGGCGGCCCTCGTGGACGGCTGCGGCCCGCTGGGCGCGCTGTTCCGGGTCGTCGTGCCCGCCGCCGTGCCCGGCATCGTCGCGGTCGCCGTCTACGCCTTCATGACCGCCTGGGGCGAGGTGCTGTTCGCGTCCGTCATGACCAACGACACCACCCGCACCCTCGCGGTCGGCCTCCAGGGCTACTCCACCCTCAACGACGTGTACTGGAACCAGATCATGGCCGCCTCGCTGGTCGTCAGCGTGCCCGTGGTCGCCGGCTTCCTGCTCCTCCAGCGCTATCTGGTCGCCGGACTGACGGCCGGAGCCGTCAAGTGA
- a CDS encoding carbohydrate ABC transporter permease encodes MTTTAPAAADVRKDSPGAAAHEPRRRPGRIRRIGLPYLLLLPALILELLVHLVPMVIGIVMSFKELTQFYIRDWGTAPWSNLRNYQVSVDFDAPVGEALLHSFLVTIAFTVLSVGLCWLIGTTAAVYMQDTFRGRGLLRALFLVPYALPVYAAVITWVFMFQHDNGLVNHVLHDQLHLTDKPSFWLIGDNSFYALLTVSVWKGWPFAFLIVMAGLQNIPGELYEAAALDGAGRWQQIRRITLPSLRPVNQVLVLVLFLWTFNDFNTPYVLFGKTAPAAADLISVHIYQASFVTWNFGTGSAMSVLLLLFLLVVTGVYLVLTSRGRRTSDV; translated from the coding sequence ATGACCACCACCGCTCCCGCCGCGGCGGACGTGCGGAAGGACTCCCCCGGGGCGGCGGCGCATGAGCCGCGCCGCCGCCCCGGGCGGATCCGCCGCATCGGACTGCCGTACCTGCTGCTCCTGCCCGCCCTGATCCTCGAACTCCTCGTCCACCTCGTGCCGATGGTCATCGGCATCGTGATGAGCTTCAAGGAGCTGACCCAGTTCTACATCCGCGACTGGGGCACCGCGCCCTGGTCGAACCTGCGTAACTACCAGGTGTCGGTGGACTTCGACGCCCCGGTCGGCGAGGCCCTGCTCCACTCGTTCCTCGTCACCATCGCGTTCACCGTGCTGTCGGTCGGCCTGTGCTGGCTGATCGGCACCACCGCCGCCGTCTACATGCAGGACACCTTCCGCGGCCGTGGCCTGCTGCGGGCCCTGTTCCTGGTGCCGTACGCGCTGCCGGTCTACGCGGCCGTCATCACCTGGGTGTTCATGTTCCAGCACGACAACGGCCTGGTGAACCACGTCCTGCACGACCAGCTGCACCTCACCGACAAGCCGTCGTTCTGGCTGATCGGCGACAACAGCTTCTACGCCCTGCTCACCGTGTCGGTGTGGAAGGGCTGGCCGTTCGCGTTCCTCATCGTGATGGCCGGCCTCCAGAACATCCCCGGCGAGCTGTACGAGGCCGCCGCGCTCGACGGCGCGGGACGGTGGCAGCAGATCCGCCGGATCACCCTGCCGTCGCTGCGCCCGGTCAACCAGGTGCTCGTCCTGGTGCTGTTCCTGTGGACGTTCAACGACTTCAACACGCCGTACGTGCTGTTCGGCAAGACCGCCCCGGCGGCGGCCGACCTGATCTCCGTCCACATCTACCAGGCGTCCTTCGTCACCTGGAACTTCGGCACCGGATCCGCCATGTCCGTACTCCTGCTGCTGTTCCTGCTGGTGGTGACCGGCGTCTATCTCGTCCTCACCTCGCGCGGACGGAGGACCTCAGATGTCTAG
- a CDS encoding GNAT family N-acetyltransferase — MRDYIIRPAGQDDLGGARAVMLDTVYRDFGTGYVPRWHADIVDPEAAYLVPDRHTLLVVAGPDGEIVGTGALDSRGPAHPPNPPELAARYPSGHTAQLRRIYVRPAHRRHGLARRMVAELLAFAEADGGYRSVYLHTDPAVPGAEPFWRSLGKVVLDERDTPGGGQRIVHFEIPLGH; from the coding sequence GTGCGCGACTACATCATCAGGCCCGCGGGCCAGGACGACCTCGGTGGGGCGCGAGCCGTGATGCTCGACACCGTGTACCGGGACTTCGGTACCGGCTACGTGCCGCGCTGGCACGCGGACATCGTCGACCCGGAGGCCGCCTACCTGGTCCCCGACCGGCACACCCTGCTGGTCGTCGCCGGTCCCGACGGGGAGATCGTCGGGACCGGCGCCCTGGACTCCCGGGGGCCCGCCCACCCGCCGAACCCGCCCGAGCTGGCCGCCCGCTACCCGTCAGGGCACACGGCGCAGCTGCGCCGCATCTACGTCCGCCCCGCGCACCGGCGGCACGGACTCGCCCGGCGGATGGTCGCCGAGCTGCTCGCCTTCGCCGAGGCGGACGGCGGCTACCGCTCCGTCTACCTGCACACGGACCCGGCCGTGCCGGGTGCCGAACCCTTCTGGCGGTCGCTCGGGAAGGTCGTGCTCGACGAGCGCGACACCCCCGGCGGCGGCCAGCGGATCGTCCACTTCGAGATACCCCTGGGGCACTGA